A genomic region of Amblyraja radiata isolate CabotCenter1 chromosome 16, sAmbRad1.1.pri, whole genome shotgun sequence contains the following coding sequences:
- the LOC116982302 gene encoding zinc finger protein 239-like, whose amino-acid sequence MEDHMTGHNKEKRYECDVCGKAWQSPSELEIHRRVHTGERPFDCSECGKSFTRSSHLLRHNRAHSGERPFTCSTCGKSFKTADVLKVHRWVHTGERPFTCSTCGKSFAKLSGLRVHRRVHSSERPFTCTDCGTGFKSLPELKQHRHVHTGERPYTCNDCGKGFTRSSNLLLHQRTHSGERPYTCAQCGKGFAQSGTLLEHQRTHTGERPYTCTQCCKGFTRSGSLLAHQRTHSGERPFTCVQCGKGFTHSSSLMKHQRTHTGERPYTCTQCGKGFRSSSNLLVHQRTHTGERPYTCAQCGKGFTQSGTLLLHQRTHTGERPYTCTQCGKGLSSSSHLLRHQPCWHTAT is encoded by the exons atggaggaccacatgacggggcacaacaaggagaagcgttatgagtgcgacgtgtgtggcaaggcctggcagagcccgagcgagctggagatccaccggcgggtgcacacgggcgaacgccccttcgactgctcagagtgcggcaagagcttcacccgctccagccaCCTGCTGCGGCACAACCGCGCACATTCCGGCGAGagacccttcacctgctccacctgtggcaagagcttcaagacggcggaTGTGCTGAAGGTGCACCGGTGGGTGCACACGggtgagaggcccttcacctgctccacctgcggcaagagctttgccaagttgtcggggctgcgggtgcaccggcgggtgcacagcagtgagcggcccttcacctgcaccgACTGCGGCACAGGCTTCAAGTCGTTGCCAGAGCTGAAGCAGCACCGGCatgtgcacaccggggagcggccctacacctgcaatgactgcggcaagggcttcacccgctccagcaacctgctgttgcaccagcgcacccacagtggcgagcgcccctacacctgcgcccagtgcggtaaGGGCTTCGCCCAGTCCGGcaccctgctggagcaccagcgcacccacacaggcgagcgcccctacacctgcacccagtgttgCAAAGGCTTCACCCGGTCCGGCAGCCTGCTggcgcaccagcgcacccactccggcgagcgccccttcacctgcgtccagtgcggcaagggcttcacccattccagcagcctgatgaagcaccagcgcacccacactggcgagcgcccctacacctgcacccagtgcggcaagggcttcagatcctccagcaacctgctggtgcaccagcgcacccacactggcgagcgcccctacacctgcgctcagtgcggcaagggcttcacccagtccggcaccctgctgttgcaccagcgcacccacactggcgagcgcccctacacctgcacccagtgcggcaagggcttaagCTCCTCCAGCcacctgctgaggcaccagc cctgctggcacaccgccacgtag